The nucleotide sequence TTACAAAAAAATATAAAGTCTATCTTCTAGCAGTTTCTCCTAATTCCTTAATTGATCTTAAAAATCTCTTTAAGTTTAAACCAAGCTATCCTAGCCTTCCAAAATTTACTTGTTTCCATCTCAGCGATGAGAATTTTCAGATGCTCTAGTTCTAGATTGGTCTGATTTAAGTCGGATTCTAGTTTTATCATTGCTGCTTGAGTTGCGCTTAGATCAGCCTGGCAAATGTTATGCGCTGTTTGTAGATGAGAGAGTGCAATCTGTGCCTGTTCCAGATTGTTTTGAGTAGATTTAAGGTTTAACTCTGTTTTTATCTCTATTTCCATTAATTTTGTATGTAGAGACTGGACTGAGAATTGATTGAAAGCCGCTTGAAAATTATTTCCTAGAGTCTGTTCAAATCTTGGGATATGCAGGGATAATGAGCTTTTCTTATTTTTACTCTCACATATATTATTTTTAGAACTATTGTTATTTAACAATTCTTGATACACCTTTAGATATTGTTTTGCTTGTAAAGATGCTGTAAATTTATCTTCAATTGTTTTTCGAGCATTCAGTCCCATTGTTACAATAGAATTAGTATTAAAGAAAAATGTGTTAATAAAGTCTATAATCGTTTCAGCAAATTCCCTGGTGTTGCCAAGGGTCACTAGATATCCATTGGTTGTGTGCTCAACCATATCAGGGATACCACCGACCTCATAGGCCAACACAGGTGTACCACAGCCCATGGCCTCTAGAACTGTATTAGGCAAGTTGTCCTCTAGGGAAGAAAGAAGTAATAGATCACTTGCACTATACACTTGGCTTATAGTATTTTCATCTTCTTCATATTTTAAAAAAGTTATTTCCAAGCCGGGTACTTGCCAATCAGATTCACCAGCTCCTAGGCAAACTAACTTTATTTCTTGTTGATTGTATTTAGTCCAAAATAAATCATCATCTAAACAATATTTTAGAGCCTGGATGAGATGAGCAAAGCCCTTACGAATTTCATCTCGATTGTGCGCAACAAAGAGAAGGGTACAGACTTCTGGACGAATACCTAGTTTTTGCTTAGCAATAGATTTTTTCTCTGGTTTAAAAATATCTATGGAAATAGAATAAGGTATTTGCTTAATAGTTTGATGCCTGAAGACCTGACTAGCAGTTGCACATTGATATAGCCATTGACTGGGGGTAATAATCGTGAGATTTTTTGAATTCAGGAGTTCAATCTTGTCTTGAAGAGTTAAAGTTGCCAATTCAGACCATTCGGAACTCAGTTGAGGACAATTGCTGCAGGTTTCCTCATAGCCCCGACATCCAGCACTATAGTGGCATCCACCAGTAAACGCTGACATATCATGCAACGTCCAAATGATTGGCTTGTTGAGTTGAAGTAATTGATTAATAGATGTTAGAGATAAGAAACCATAGGAAACCCAATGCAGGTTAATCACATCAGCATCTTGAATCTCTGGCAGTTGACTCAGATCTAGGCCTGGGTAGGGAAGGGAAAACAATGTGTTTGAAATTGAAGTGCGGTGTGTATTAATCCCGTGTGTTTGAATTGCTAGTAAGCTTTGAGTATAGCAATCTAAGTCCGAGGGCTGATTAATCTGCAAGACAGTTGGATCATCAGACAGCTTTTCCTTCACAATCATTAAAGAACGATGTCCTGAACCAAGTAGGGCCTGGTGTAAACGATAACCAGCCTTGGCTGCACCACCTTGAATGTCGAAAGTACTCAGGTGAATAATCTTCGGAGAATTTTCCTGCGCGTTAAATATAATTTGCTCCCATCCATTTTGCCGTGGCTTAATAGCTTCCATAAATAAAGAGTCCGGCTTTTTTACTTCACCATTTATTTCAATGTCTAGGTGATATTCCTTGAAATTTTGAAAATATGAATCATTTGCGGATTTTTGACAGACGGACTCAAACTGAGCCTGCCTAAGTAATCGCCCTAATGAGTATTGATCATACATCCAAAGATGCGGTTCGCCCCCTAACCGAAATTGACCTACATCCAAAGGAGAGCTAGGATCATTTAATTCAACGACAGGTTTCCCCTTTTTGATCTGGTTAATTAATTCTTGGCCTTCCCTCCCAATTCGGCTTAAAACAAATTGTTCTCCTTCAGGGCTTAAATTAGTGAGGTAGGAAATCATGTCTCCTCCAGAATAATGACGAACCGCTTGATCCAATAGCTCTAGCATGACCCAATCATATTCAGCCGCAATAATTTCTGATTCTGCCCCATGAGCAGCAGCAACTGTATTGAGGCCTAATTCCAAACAGTTTAAGTATTGACGAGTAATTTGTTCGAGGTCTGGAACAACAATTCGAATAACGCCACCAGGCCGGAGAACACGATAGCATTCCTTGATAAAATTGTCGGCCAAAGCCTTCGGAAAATGCTCTAAAACATGGGAATGATAAACTAAGTCAAAGCTTTGATCAGCAAAGGGAATTCCTTGTTTCAAATCATGGGCAATTACTCCCGTCCCAGTGACTGTAAAATCAACATTTACCCAGTCTGGATGAAAGTTATAGCCACATCCCAAGTTAAGACAGTTCACCATGATTAATTTCTCATTTCAATTGATGAAGGATCATCAGCCTGGGGAGTGGCTAATTTACGATATTTGACATAAAAACTTTGTCCTTTTAATCGATGTCTTAAACCAACCTTGAGGATTTTAGCTGCTATTGATTGAGTCCAAGAGTTAAGCCACCACTTGCCAATATGATTTGAAGCCTGATAGTAATTAGTGTAACTTTCTAAATATCCTTCTACATGATATGCTGCTAGTGGTTCAAACTCAACTCGTTCTAGTCTGAGCGGAAATAGATGTTCTAAGGCCTGACAACTGGTTAGTGACCAGCGCGACATATGATGAGGAGGCATATCTAAAAGATTATATTGATACTGGAGAAAGCTTTCACGATTCGGTAATCCCAACAGAAGAGTGCCATCGGGATGCAAAAGCGACAAACACTCTGTCAAGAATTTTTTGGCATTAGCAATATGTTCTAACACTTGAAAACTACAAATGCAATCAAACATTTCTCCTTGCTCTAACAACTCTGCAAGTGTAGCCGAACTGATCGGGAGTCCTTGGGCCTGGGCTGATTGAATTGCATCAGGATTAAGTTCAATGCCTTGAATATTAAATCTTTGATCCTGAGCGGCCTGGATAAAACGACCAAAGCCACTACCCACCTCTAAGATTCGTTGCTGTCGTTGGATATCTTGGAATGCCAACTGATACTCCCATTTGTCACTCATGTAATACCAGGTAAAACCCATTAACTGAGCATAAAGCTTTCCTGATCCTTCAATGTCAAAAGGATAGAAGAACTGTAGCTTTGTTTCTAAGCATTCATATAAATAAATATTTTGATAACTTTTAAACTCAAGAGAGATATCAATTTGAAAGGTGTCTTGCCAGGCCTGGATGAGTTCTTCGACCTGAAATGTTTGGAGTCGCCTAACTTGATCAGAACCCGTTAAAGGACTATAAATCATTAGCCATGCCGTGTATGAGTTTTACCTTTAATCCAATAGGCTTGGGTTGTACCCACACGCTCTAAAATCGGTTTTTCATGATGTCTAAAGCAAAAATCATAAAACGCTTCCCGACAGCCTTCCCAGTAGCCAAAATCATCTAAAACAACACATCCCCCCACGGGAATCCGG is from Synechococcus sp. PCC 6312 and encodes:
- a CDS encoding glycosyltransferase; translation: MVNCLNLGCGYNFHPDWVNVDFTVTGTGVIAHDLKQGIPFADQSFDLVYHSHVLEHFPKALADNFIKECYRVLRPGGVIRIVVPDLEQITRQYLNCLELGLNTVAAAHGAESEIIAAEYDWVMLELLDQAVRHYSGGDMISYLTNLSPEGEQFVLSRIGREGQELINQIKKGKPVVELNDPSSPLDVGQFRLGGEPHLWMYDQYSLGRLLRQAQFESVCQKSANDSYFQNFKEYHLDIEINGEVKKPDSLFMEAIKPRQNGWEQIIFNAQENSPKIIHLSTFDIQGGAAKAGYRLHQALLGSGHRSLMIVKEKLSDDPTVLQINQPSDLDCYTQSLLAIQTHGINTHRTSISNTLFSLPYPGLDLSQLPEIQDADVINLHWVSYGFLSLTSINQLLQLNKPIIWTLHDMSAFTGGCHYSAGCRGYEETCSNCPQLSSEWSELATLTLQDKIELLNSKNLTIITPSQWLYQCATASQVFRHQTIKQIPYSISIDIFKPEKKSIAKQKLGIRPEVCTLLFVAHNRDEIRKGFAHLIQALKYCLDDDLFWTKYNQQEIKLVCLGAGESDWQVPGLEITFLKYEEDENTISQVYSASDLLLLSSLEDNLPNTVLEAMGCGTPVLAYEVGGIPDMVEHTTNGYLVTLGNTREFAETIIDFINTFFFNTNSIVTMGLNARKTIEDKFTASLQAKQYLKVYQELLNNNSSKNNICESKNKKSSLSLHIPRFEQTLGNNFQAAFNQFSVQSLHTKLMEIEIKTELNLKSTQNNLEQAQIALSHLQTAHNICQADLSATQAAMIKLESDLNQTNLELEHLKILIAEMETSKFWKARIAWFKLKEIFKIN
- a CDS encoding bifunctional 2-polyprenyl-6-hydroxyphenol methylase/3-demethylubiquinol 3-O-methyltransferase UbiG, with amino-acid sequence MIYSPLTGSDQVRRLQTFQVEELIQAWQDTFQIDISLEFKSYQNIYLYECLETKLQFFYPFDIEGSGKLYAQLMGFTWYYMSDKWEYQLAFQDIQRQQRILEVGSGFGRFIQAAQDQRFNIQGIELNPDAIQSAQAQGLPISSATLAELLEQGEMFDCICSFQVLEHIANAKKFLTECLSLLHPDGTLLLGLPNRESFLQYQYNLLDMPPHHMSRWSLTSCQALEHLFPLRLERVEFEPLAAYHVEGYLESYTNYYQASNHIGKWWLNSWTQSIAAKILKVGLRHRLKGQSFYVKYRKLATPQADDPSSIEMRN